In the genome of Bacteroides mediterraneensis, the window CTGAAGCAAGTCGGTCAAGTAACTGACAATCACCGCAAACCAGCTTTTTCTGTATTCCGAAAGACAAATACCGCAGAGTATTCCTACCGGAATGGCTACCACGGCTGCCAGAATCAGCATCAGGAAGGTTCCGATAATTCCGTTGGCAATTCCTCCCGGAATGGCTTCTCCAGCAGAAGCGGCCATCATTGCCTTATAGGCATTCGGCGTGGCTTCCGTGATGAACGACCAGCCCAGCTGTCTCCATCCTTTCACCAATACTTCTCCCAGTATGGCCAGCAACGGAATTGCAGTCACTCCCGACAGCACACATACCAGGATGTAAAGCAACCGGCTCTTCAGAATACGCAATTTTATATTATTTCCATACAACATATATTCTTCTTTTTAGAGAGTTAGACATGACGGGCACGACGAATCAGAATCTTACCGATGATATTGATAATGGCTGTAATCAAGAACAACAGCAATCCGATAGCTATCAGTGAAGACAGCTTCAAACCATCCGCTTCTCCAAACTGGTTGGCAATGATACTCGCCATGGTGTTTCCCGTGGTACGCAGTGTGTCGGGCATCTGGTTAGTGTTTCCAATCAGCATCGTCACGGTCATCGTTTCTCCCAATGCGCGGCCGATAGCCAGAATATACGAAGAGAAAATACCGGAACCCGCCATCGGGAAAATCACTCGCCGGATTACTTCTGCCCGTGTCGCTCCCATGGCATAAGCCCCCTCCTTCAAATCGGAAGGAACCATCTTGATGAATTCCGAGCTCAGCGAAGCCGCATAGGGTACAATCATGATGGCCAGCACAAACGAAGCGGTCAGAATACCCGAACCTTGCGGCGACAGATTCAAGTGCATAAACACCGTACGAAGTACATAAAATCCCCACAAACCATAGATAATAGAAGGAATACCTGCCAGCAAATCAATCACTGTTCCCAGTATGGCGGCAATTTTCTTTCCGCGGAAATACTCACCGGTAAACAATGCGACAGGAAGAGAAAAAGGAATACACATCAGCAAGGCCAGCAACGTGGTCAGCAGTGTACCTGTAATAAAAGGAAGAGCGCCATAACTTTCTTTGCCGGCGGTGGTCACCCAGTCGTCCGAGAAAATGAAGTTCCAGAAGCCGAATGTTTCAAAAGCTCCAGAAGCGTCAACGGTGAGGGAGTAAATAATTCCCCCACCAATGACTGGTATCACAATCGCCGATAAGATAAGTAAGACTTTAAAAATTTTGTCTTGCATAATCTTTCGTCTTAATTATTTAAGAATCGGCTGTCCATCGTAAGTTACAGCTTTCAGATTCTGAAGGCTGAGTTCTACAGCCTTCTTTGGCAGCGGGGCATAGTGTACGGTAGCCGTAGTCTGCTGTACGCTGTCGCTCAGCATATACTGCATCAATTCCAGAGTAGCCTTTGCCTGATTCAAGGAACGTTCTGCGTAATGCTGTTCCTTGTAAATCAACAGCCAGGTAAAACAGCTGATAGGATAAGCACCGGCTGCATCGGCATCTGTAATGGAGCAACGTGTATCCTGTGGAATGTCACCGGCAGCAGCCGAGATACTTTCAGTAGAAGGAGTCACCAGTTCACCACGCTTGTTGT includes:
- the pstC gene encoding phosphate ABC transporter permease subunit PstC; the protein is MQDKIFKVLLILSAIVIPVIGGGIIYSLTVDASGAFETFGFWNFIFSDDWVTTAGKESYGALPFITGTLLTTLLALLMCIPFSLPVALFTGEYFRGKKIAAILGTVIDLLAGIPSIIYGLWGFYVLRTVFMHLNLSPQGSGILTASFVLAIMIVPYAASLSSEFIKMVPSDLKEGAYAMGATRAEVIRRVIFPMAGSGIFSSYILAIGRALGETMTVTMLIGNTNQMPDTLRTTGNTMASIIANQFGEADGLKLSSLIAIGLLLFLITAIINIIGKILIRRARHV